CCGCGATAGCGGTGGGTCAGTCACGGTGATGTTGAATGTGCCGCCGCCATCGCAGGCAAGCCAGCTCCCACAGGAGGAGCGGGCATATACAAAATCTGTGTACGACACAAATCCTGTGGGAGCGGGCTTGCCCGCGATAACGGTGGGTCAGTCACGGTGATGTTGAATGTGCCGCCGCCATCGCAGGCAAGCCAGCTCCCACAGGAGGAGCGGGCATATACAAAATCTGTGTACGACACAAATCCTGTGGGAGCGGGCTTGCCCGCGATAACGGTGGGTCAGTCACAAGGATATTGGATGTGCCGCCGTCATCGCGGGCAAGCCCGCTCCCACAGTATTGCGGTGTATCTGGGAGCTACGCCGGGTCGACGTTATCCAGCGCCCGGTTCACCGCCAGCTCCGCCAGCATGATGCTCTGTTGAATCGCCAGCGCCGTGTAGCGCTGTGGGCCGATCAGATCGTTGGCGAAATCGCTGGCCAGGACACTTGCCGTCGCCAACGATTCGTAGGCGTGGGCCAGGAGGCTTTCGGTATCCATATTCGGGGCGACGATGAACATGGTGCTGGGGCGGCGGGTTTTTTCGGTGTATTGCACCGGGGGATCGAGGTAGTAGTCGAGGGCGCGTTTTATGGCTTCGCGGTCTTTGAGTAATTCTTCGGTGCGCGAGGCTTCGGCGGTGGGCGTGGTGGTATTGAAGGGTGGATCGGGAACTATCTTCTTGCTCATCGGGTGTTGTCTCTCAATTGGAGCCATCCTTTGTCGTTTCTCACGCGACGAAGGGGTGGCAGCTATGTGCGGAGTGAGAAACCGGTCAACACCCAAACCCGGCCGGACCGAAGTCCGCCCGCACACAGCCGCCATAGTGCATTGCGGGCAGCGGATAAGCCGGCGGCAATTATGGTGGTACTGATGTTGGATTAATAGTGTTAACCGGGTTCTCACACCCGATCGCTGAGTATTCAGCGACAGCCCAAGACTAGAGGGCCCGCGTCCGACGAACAACCTGAAAAAAGCGTGGGAAAGTTCCCTGTTTTGACACATCCGTTAAACACTCAAAAGCGGAACGCGGAGCGTCCCTGGCGGCATTCCCACGCGGGAGCGTGGGAACGATCAATCCCCAAATTTGTGTACGACACAAATCCTGTGGGAGCGGGCTTGCCCGCGATAGCGGTGGGTCAGTCACAGAGATGTTGAATATGCTGCCGTCATCGCAGGCAAGCCAGCTCCCACAGGTGCAGTGGTTCTTTTGGACATTAGCGGCGGCGCATCAAGCCGATGAAGAATAGGCCGCCGATCGCCGCAGTGGCGACGCCGATGGGTAAGTCTTCCGGGGCAATCAGGGTGCGTGCGGCCACATCGACCCAGACGAGGAACAGGCTGCCGAGCAGGACGCACACCGGCAGCAGTCGCCGGTGTTCAGCCCCAACCAACCGCCGCGCAATGTGCGGCACCATCAGCCCGACAAAGCCGATAGACCCGCTGATCGACACCAACACCCCAGTCATCAACGACGCAATCAAAAACACCCGCAGCCGCACGGTGCGAGCATTCAAGCCGAGGGTCACAGCAGTCTGCTCACCCGCCATCAACGCATTCAACGGCCGGGCCATCCCCAGCAACAGCACCAACCCAAGCAACACGCTCGCGGCTGGCACCGCGAGCAATTCCCAGCGTGCCAACCCGAGCCCGCCAAGCATCCAGAACATCACCGCAGAACTGGCGCGATGATCCCCAAGAAACAACAGCAGATTGGCGATCGCCATCATCACGAACGACACCGCCACACCGCACAACAGCAGCCGATCACTGTCCAGCCGCCCATGACGGTTGGCGATCACCAGCACGATCAACATGCTCAACAACGCGCCGATAAACGCCGCGATCGGCAAGGTCAGCAACCCGACAATCTCACCAACATGCAGCACCACAATCACCGCGCCGAGGGTCGCTCCGGAGGTCACACCGAGCAGGTGCGGATCAGCCAGTGGATTGCGCGTCACCGCTTGCAGCACCGCGCCGATCAACGCCAGACCGGCGCCCACCAGCGCACCGAGCAACATGCGCGGCACGCGGATCAGCCAGACGATGTGTTCCTGCCCGGCAGTCCAGTCCGCAGCACCGAAACCAAAAATCTTGTGCAGCAATATTCGCCACACCACCTCCACCGGCACCCGCGCGGGGCCGAAGCCCAGCGACACCACGCACGACACCAGCAACAACGCGCCGAGGGCAATCAGCAACAAGGCATAGCGACGATCGATCATTCGCCGTGGAAACCCTTGGCCAGGGTTTCGACCGCCAGCACGTTGTCGATCCCGGGCGTGGCCTGCACGTACGGAATGACGATGAAGCGCTGGTTCTTGATCGCATCCACCGATTGCAGAGCCTGATTGTTCAGCAGGAATTGCTCCTTCTGCTCGGCGGTAACTTCGCCGTAATCGACGATCACGATTACCTGCGGATTGCGCTCGACCACGTTCTCCCAGTTCACCCGCGTCCAGCTCGCCTCGACGTCGTCGAGAATGTTGCGCCCACCAGCGGCGTCGATCAGCGCTTGAGGCATACCGAGTCGCCCGGAAGTCATGGCCCGGTCCTCACCGCTGTCGTAGAGAAATACACGTGGCTTGTCCGTCGGCAGATCCTTGCGGATGTCGGCGACTTGCGCCTGCATCTCGGCGATCACGGCACTGGCGCGGTCCTGCACGTCGAAGATTTTCCCGAGGTTGCGCAAGTCGTTGTAAGTGTCTTCCAGGCTGGCCGGCGGGCGCTTCATGACGAAGGCGCAGGACTCGGTAAGTTCGTAGACGTTGATGCCCAGCGGTTGCAGGGTTTGCGGCGTGAGATCGCCGCCGACGCGCATGCCGTAGTCCCAACCGGCGAAGAAGAAATCGACGTTGGCGTTGAGCAGGGTTTCCACCGACGGGTACTTGGCTGCGAGTTCTGGCAAGCCATCGAGGATGGTCTGCATCTCGGGCGTCACCGACTTCCAGCCTGTGACGCCGCTATACCCCGCCATCCTTGGTTTGAGGCCGAGGGCGAGCATCATCTGGGTCATGTTGATGTCATGGCTGACCGCGTGTTTCGGCGCTGCCTTGAAGGTGACTTCGCGGTTGCAGCTCTGGACTGTCAGCGGGTAATGGGTGGCCTCGGCCAATGCTTGGGCACTGCCCAGCAACAGCGCGAGGCAAAGCAGGGAACGCAAAGTCATGGTTGGGTTATCCAGGTGATTCGTGGGTAGCCGTGCAAGGGGTGGTCATCGATCAGGGCGTCGACGCCGAACACGTTGTGCAGCAGTTGTGTGGTCAGAACTTCTTTGGGTGGGCCGCTGGCAACGATGCGACCGTGATTGATCACGTACAGCCGATCGCAGAAGGCTGCCGCCAGATTGAGGTCGTGGATGCTCGCCAGTGTGCCGATCTGCAGACGCTTGACCAGTTGCAACAGCTCCAGCTGATAGCGCGGGTCGAGGTGATTGGTCGGTTCGTCGAGGATCAGCAATTGCGGTTGTTGAGCCAGGGCGCGGGCGAGGATCACGCGCTGTTTTTCACCGCCGGAAAGGGTGGCGAAGGCGTGGTCTTCGAAGCCCTTGAGGCCGACTGATTCGAGGGCGTGGGTCGCGAGTCTGCGGTCCTCAAGGGTGTCGCCATCAAACAGGCCTTTGTGCGGCGTGCGGCCCATGGCGACCACTTCCTCGACGGTCAGGCCGAAGGCATCGGGGAATTCCTGCAACACCACGGCGATGCGTTGCGCGCACCAGCGTGAGGATTGCTTCCAGACGTTGTGGTGATCGAGTTTGACCTCACCGTGTTCCGGTTTGCTGAAGCGATAGGCGCAACGCAACAGGCTGGTTTTGCCGCTGCCGTTGGGGCCGATCAACCCGACGAACTCACCGGCAGCCACGTGCAGCGATGCGTCACGCAGCTGGAACTGGTGATGGCAATGGCCGTGGCCCAGGGGTGTCCAGGCGAGGTTCGTGAGGTTCAGCGAGGTCATGCATTTGCTCTGAGGTATTGGGTGATGCTGATGACGCCATCGCGGGCAAGCCCGCTCCCACAGGGATCGCGCAAATCCTGTGGGAGCGGGCTTGCCCGCGATGGGGCATTTGAATCAGAACCCCATATTTGGGTTATACAGTAACACTAAAAACAGCCGTGAGATAAGCGCTGGAAGTCTACAGGCCTTTCTAACCCGCGCATCTCGCCTGTTTCATGATGAAGCTGAAGTGGATTCAGTTTGCCGGCCAAAGCGCGACAGCAGCACCCGATCCAGTACCCACACGACCACCAGCGAAGCCCCCACCAACGGAAACATCACCGCCAGCCCGAAGATGATGACCATCGCGGTTTTCCATTTCGGCAGGTCGTGACGCAACGGCGGTACACCAAATTTGCCCTGTGGCCGGCGCTTCCACCAGATCACCACGCCGCTGACGGCGCTGAGCAAAATCATCAGACAGATCAGCAGCACAATGATCTGATTGAACGGGCCGAACATCTTGCCTTCGTGCAGCATCACGCCGACTTCCGTAGCCCGGGCGACGTTGCTGTAATGCTGCCAGCGCACGTCGGCGAGGACGTCGCCGGTGTACTGGTCGACATGCAAGGTGGCGTCGTTGCGCGGGTCGTCGGCGAACACCGCGATGGTGAACACGCCGGTGGCCGTGGTGGGGAAAGTGATGCTGTAGCCGGGCTCGACCTTGCGTTGCACGGCGATGTTTTGCACGTCTTGCAGGCTGATGGTCGGCGCTGCCGGACCGGCTTGCGTGCTGGCGTGGGCCATGTGTTCGGCGTGGTCGCCGGACATCGGCATCGGCGTGTTTTCCATGGCCCACGGCACGGTCTGGCGCGTGGCGCTGTTGAGGCTGCGGGCCTCGACGTCGGACTTCGGCACGTCATTCCACATGGCTACCGGGAAGCGGTTCCAGAGGTCGGCGTATTGCTTGCCCCAGAACCCGGTCCAGGTCATGCCGCTGAGCAGCATCACCAGCAGCAATGCCGCGCCCCAGAACCCGGTCACCGCGTGCAGGTCACGCCAGAGCACTCGGCCACGACTGTTCAAGCGTGGCCAGAGAATCCCGGCGGACTGGCCGCGCGGCCACCATAAAAATACTCCGGAAACCACCAGCACGACGCCCCAACCGGCGGCCAGTTCCACCAGTCGATCACCGACGGTGCCGATCATCAACTCGCCGTGAATCGAGCGCGCGACTGCTTGCAGATTCTTCTTCGCGTCTTGCTCGCCAAGGATGTCGCCGTGGTACGGATCGATGAACACGTTCAGTTCATGACCTTCATCGATCACCACAAATTGCGCGCTGCGTTCAGCGTTGACCGGCGGCAGGTACTGTTTGATCCGGCCGTTTGGATACGCTTCTTTCACCCGTTTGAGCAGGTCGTCGGCGGAGACTTTGTGATGAGCAGCAGGGACGTTCAGCAGGCTGCCGTACATCAACGGATCGAGTTGCGGTTTGAACAGGTAGATGATGCCGGTCAGCGCCAGCATCACCATGAATGGCGCGACGAACAGGCCGGCATAGAAATGCCAGCGCCAGGCCAGGTTGTAGAAATTCGGTTTGGGCTGTTGCATTTGTGTACTCCGCTAGGCGTAGTTCTTTATTGTTTAGTGCGGTTGCTGCGCAACCGATCGCGGGCAAGCCCGCTCCCACAGGTTCAACGTCGCCCATGTGGGAGCGGGCTTGCCCGCGATGCTTTTAGAAACTCATATCCACCTTGGTCCAGAGCGTGCGCCCCGGTTCGTTGATGGCTTGCGGATCATTGGCCGGGAAGCCGAAACCGGCGTTACCCGCCAGGTTCAAGTGTTCGGCGTAGGCCTTGCCGAACAAATTGTCGACGCCACTGCTGACCTTCCAGTTCTTGTTGATCCGGTACGCGCCGTTGAGCGAGAACACGCCAAAACCCGAGCTCGTGTCGAAGTCTTTGCCGACCACGTTGCCCTTGTTCTGGTCGATGCGGTTCTGCGCCGCAACCACCCGCCACAAGGCGCCGGCGCTCCAGTTGTCTTCGCTGTAGGTCAGGCCGAAACGTGCATCCAGCGGCGGCATCTGCGGCAGGGCACTGCCGTCGCTGCTGTTCTTGCCCCACGCGTAGGCCAGGGTCGCGTCGGCCTTCCAGTTAGCCGTCAGCTTGTAGGCCGCACCGAGTTCGCCGCCCATGATTCGCGCGTCGATGTTCTCGGCTTGCGAGGTCATGCCCATCATCCCCGGCGTGTAGTTGAACAGGATGTAGTCACGCACCTGCCCGACGTAACCCGAGGCCCAGGCTTCGAAGTCTTCGGTCTTGTATTGCAGGCCGAAGTCGAGCTGGGTGGTTTTTTCCGGCTTGATCGAGTCGAAGGCATTCACCGAACCGGCGGGGCCGGACTTGGGCGAAAATAGCTCCCAGTAATCCGGGAAACGCTGGGAGTGACCGAGGCCCGCATACAACGTGGTCGGGCTGTCGGCCAGGTCATGCTCGTAACGGGCGAAACCGCTGGGCAAAGTGTCGGCGCGGGTGTCGTCGGCCGTCGGATTCGGGCGGGTCATCATCCCGGAGCCGAGGGTCTGCCGATAATCCTTGGCCGACGCGCGATCCAGTCGCGCACCGGTGATCAGCCGATCACGGTCGGCTGCGTACCAGGTCAGTTCGCTGAACACGCCATAGTTGTGGAAGTCGGCGTCCTTGTTGCGCGGCACATCCTTGTAAGCGTCGACGCCCATGGCGCTGCGTTGGCGGTGTTCGTTGGTTTGCGCATCCAGGCCACTGATCAGTTGCACATCGGCCCAGCGCCAGGTGGCTTTGATTCGCGCGCCGAGGGTTCGGCGGTCGACGTTGGAGGCCATGGGGCCGGCCATCATCCCGGTGCCGGACGGCGTGCGCAGGGTGTAGTTGTCCATCACGTGGTCGGCGTAGTTGTAGTAGACCTGCGCCTCGACCTTATCCAGCACTTCACCGATGTTCGACTGCTCGAAGCGCAGGCCCAGGCTTTCGCGCAAGAACTGCGAACCGTCCATGCCGCGCCCGGCGTAACGGGCTTCGCCATCGCCCTTGCCGGCGGTCAGTTCCAGCAGCGTGTCGGCGCTCGGGGTCCAGCCGACAGCGACGTCGCCGTTCCACTTGTCATAGCGCGAGGGCACGGTGTCGTTGTTGCCGTCCTTGTAGTCGTCGGAATGCGCGGTGTTGCCAATCACGCGCACGTAACCCAGCGGCCCACCGGCAGCGGCGTCCACTACTTTGTCGAAGCGCCCGTTGGAACCGGCCAGTACGCTGGCGTTCACCCGGGTGCCGAGTTCGCCGAAGCTCTCCGGCTCACGGTCGAACAGGACGGTGCCGGACGATGCCCCGGGGCCCCAGAGCACGGTTTGCGGGCCTTTGATAACGGTGAGTTTGTCGTAGGTTTCCGGTGAAATGTACGAAGTCGGCGCGTCCATGCGGCCGGGGCAGGCGCCGAGCATCATGCTGCCGTTGGTGAGGATATTAAGGCGCGAGCCGAACATGCCGCGCAGCACCGGATCGCCATTGGTGCCGCCGTTGCGCACCAGCGCGAAGCCGGGGATGGTTTTCAGATAATCGCCGCCGTCGCTGGCCGGCACCGGTTGGCGCGGGTCCTTGGGGTTGGTGGCGATGGTCAGCGGCGAACTCGGTGCGATGGCGGTGATCACCGTCGGGCTCAGCTCTTCGGTGTGGTCGGCGTGTTCATCGGCCAGCACCATCGGTGTCAGCAACAAGCCGCAAAGAACGGCGGTGGCGTGCCTGAAACGAACGCGAGATTCGTTCAGGGCAAAAGAAGCCTGGGCAGCGCCCAAACGTGTGTCAGCGGAAAACCTGGACATGACAATTTCCATCGAACAGTCGTAAACGACACGGCCGGCAGCCTGCGCAATCTCTGTGGGATCGGTTTTTTGTGGCGAGGGAGCTTGCTCCCGCTTGAGTGCGCAGCACTCACAAAGGGGCCGCTACGCAGCCCGGCGCGAGCAAGCTCGCTCGCCACAAAAAGCTCGTTCCCACAGGTTGCTTTGGCTGTCTTCTAAACCGTGTGAGATCAAAGGGGCGTGTTTACGAATCGATAGGCGGGGCACGGGTGCGGGCACCGGGGAAGAAGGTTTGCCGGGCGTGACCCAGGCGGGTAGCGGGAGTGCTGAAAGTGGTTGTCTGTGGACTGTCGAAAGCGACGAAGGATTGACCGCCAGTGAGCGCTGGGCAATTGAACAGCAGGCTGCAATAGCCGCATTTTTCCCAGAGTGCGTGGTGGTCGGCTTTGGGCGGACAGTGCTCGGCGGCGGGTTGCGTGCCATGCTCCATGGCCGACATGTCCATCGACATGGTCATGCTCAAGGACATGGAGGCGCGTTGATCCATCGGCATCGACTGAGAAATCAGCGGACCGATAAAGATCATCAGCATGGCGAACAGGCTGATCCAGCTGCCGCGCGTCAGGCTCATTGGCTGACGACGGTGCACGGATGACTTGGTGCCAAGCGGGCGCATGGGCGTTTTCAACGTGGGCGATTACTGGGCGTGCATGTGCTCTTGCATGCCTTCAGGCGCTTTTTTCTGCACCGCGACATCGACTGTCACATCGCCGGATTTTTCGAAGTGCATCGTCAGCGGGAAGCGTTTGCCATCGCCCAACAGGCTGCGGTCTTTCAGCTCAAGCAGCATCACGTGATACGCCATCGGGGCGAAAGTGGCTTCACCGCCAGCCGGAATCTCGACGCTGGGCACTTGCTGCATTTTCATCAGATCGTTTTGCTTCACGTGCTCGTGCAACTCGGCAACGCCTGCGATCGGCGAGTCGACGCTCAGCAGTCGGTCGGCGGTTTTGCCGTTGTTGTGAATCACGAAATACGCCGCGACGGTGGGCGCGTTGGGCGGTAACTCTTGCGACCACGGATGGGCGATCTCAAGCTCGCCAGCCTTGTATTCGTGAGCATTGGCAAAACAGGCAGGCAGCAGCAATACAGCCAGAACGATGAGTTTGTTCAACATGGCAGTTCTCCAGAACGATTCAAAACGCAGGTCAATTGCGAGAAGGAATCACACCAGAGGGGACGCGCGGGGGTTGAGACTCGGCCATTGCTGGCGCGGTGTAGGGCTGTCGAGCGTGGCAGGTGGCAGGCTTCGATTGGCCTCGAAACGCGCAAAATACAATTGCGGAGCATGCCCCGGTAGCGCCACTAACGGTGCGGAACCCGAGCAGCACCAGCAATGCTGCATGTTGGAATGATCGTCGCTCTGCGGAGCTTTCTGCTCGATATCGCCCAGGGAAATCGCCACCAGCTTGGTGCCGTTGGAAGAGCAGAAACTGCCCCACAACAATTGCTCTGCAGGCGATTTCGCCGTCTGCGCAATCGCTCCGGACATCGGCATGGCGAGCATGTTGAACAGCACTGCAAAGCAGGCGATCCAGGCAAATGCGAGCCGTTGTCGGGACATGAGGGCAGATCCGGTTGAGTGAGCAATCAGGCGCGGCTATTTAGCCTGATCAGGGGCGATAAGTAAAAAGGCCGCGTGCGGTGTGGTGTCGCAGCAGACTTTCAAACGAGTGTAGCGGTATCGATTGGAAATGCCGGATGAGTTGAGGCTACTCCACAATCCTGTGGCGAGGGAGCTTGCTCCCGTTGGACTGCGCAGCAGTCCCCTTCTTTTTTGAGATAGGGAGGGCGCTTCGCGGCCCAACGGGAGCAAGCTCCCTCGCCACAATTATTTACGCGTCCGTTAGATTTCGCTTCGCCAGTTCTGCCAGCACCTCATCCACCGCCCCAAACTCCCGCTCAACCCCCGGCAACACCGGCCGCTTCAACACCAGCACCGGCACTCCAAGCTCCCGTGCCACTTCAAGTTTCGGCTCGGTGGCGGTGCTGCCGCTGTTTTTGCTGATCAGCACATCGATCTGCCGACGCTCGAACAGCTCGCGTTCATCCTCGATCAGAAACGGCCCACGCACGCCGATCACTTCGCAGCGCTCATTCCCGGGATAAACATCCAACGCACGCAATGTCCAGAATTGCTCCGGCGGGATTTCGTGCAGGTGCTGCAGCGGTTCGCGGCCGAGGGTGAACAGCGGTCGGCGGAAGGGTTTCAGTGCTTCGATCAGTTCGGCCCAGTCGCTGACTTCGCGCCAGTCATCCCCGGCTTGTGGTTGCCAGGCCGGGCGACGCAGGGCCCAGCACGCAATGCCGCTCAACTTCGCGGCGGTGGCGGCGTTCTGGCTGATTTGCGCTGCGTAGGGATGGGTCGCATCCAGCAGCAGGTCGATGCCTTCGTCCCGAATGAACTGTGCCAGACCTTCAGCGCCGCCATAGCCGCCAACCCGAACCTGGCAGTTCAGATCCGTCGGTACGCGACCGATACCGGCCAAGCTATAGATGTGTTCCGGCCCCAGGGTGCGGGCGATGGCCAATGCTTCAGTCACGCCGCCGAGTAGCAACACGCGTTTCATTGAAAAGCTCCCGGTCAGTTAAGAGAAAGGTACGGCGAACCTATAACCCGTGGCGAGCGAGCTTGCTCGCGCTGGGCTGCATAGCGGCCCCAAAATTTTTGCAGCAATACCCATTTTGTGAGTGCTGCGCACTCAAGCGGGAGCAAGCTCCCTCGCCACAGCTAATC
The Pseudomonas lini DNA segment above includes these coding regions:
- a CDS encoding PepSY-associated TM helix domain-containing protein, producing the protein MQQPKPNFYNLAWRWHFYAGLFVAPFMVMLALTGIIYLFKPQLDPLMYGSLLNVPAAHHKVSADDLLKRVKEAYPNGRIKQYLPPVNAERSAQFVVIDEGHELNVFIDPYHGDILGEQDAKKNLQAVARSIHGELMIGTVGDRLVELAAGWGVVLVVSGVFLWWPRGQSAGILWPRLNSRGRVLWRDLHAVTGFWGAALLLVMLLSGMTWTGFWGKQYADLWNRFPVAMWNDVPKSDVEARSLNSATRQTVPWAMENTPMPMSGDHAEHMAHASTQAGPAAPTISLQDVQNIAVQRKVEPGYSITFPTTATGVFTIAVFADDPRNDATLHVDQYTGDVLADVRWQHYSNVARATEVGVMLHEGKMFGPFNQIIVLLICLMILLSAVSGVVIWWKRRPQGKFGVPPLRHDLPKWKTAMVIIFGLAVMFPLVGASLVVVWVLDRVLLSRFGRQTESTSASS
- a CDS encoding cobalt-precorrin-6A reductase, giving the protein MKRVLLLGGVTEALAIARTLGPEHIYSLAGIGRVPTDLNCQVRVGGYGGAEGLAQFIRDEGIDLLLDATHPYAAQISQNAATAAKLSGIACWALRRPAWQPQAGDDWREVSDWAELIEALKPFRRPLFTLGREPLQHLHEIPPEQFWTLRALDVYPGNERCEVIGVRGPFLIEDERELFERRQIDVLISKNSGSTATEPKLEVARELGVPVLVLKRPVLPGVEREFGAVDEVLAELAKRNLTDA
- a CDS encoding FecCD family ABC transporter permease; translation: MIDRRYALLLIALGALLLVSCVVSLGFGPARVPVEVVWRILLHKIFGFGAADWTAGQEHIVWLIRVPRMLLGALVGAGLALIGAVLQAVTRNPLADPHLLGVTSGATLGAVIVVLHVGEIVGLLTLPIAAFIGALLSMLIVLVIANRHGRLDSDRLLLCGVAVSFVMMAIANLLLFLGDHRASSAVMFWMLGGLGLARWELLAVPAASVLLGLVLLLGMARPLNALMAGEQTAVTLGLNARTVRLRVFLIASLMTGVLVSISGSIGFVGLMVPHIARRLVGAEHRRLLPVCVLLGSLFLVWVDVAARTLIAPEDLPIGVATAAIGGLFFIGLMRRR
- a CDS encoding ABC transporter substrate-binding protein, producing the protein MTLRSLLCLALLLGSAQALAEATHYPLTVQSCNREVTFKAAPKHAVSHDINMTQMMLALGLKPRMAGYSGVTGWKSVTPEMQTILDGLPELAAKYPSVETLLNANVDFFFAGWDYGMRVGGDLTPQTLQPLGINVYELTESCAFVMKRPPASLEDTYNDLRNLGKIFDVQDRASAVIAEMQAQVADIRKDLPTDKPRVFLYDSGEDRAMTSGRLGMPQALIDAAGGRNILDDVEASWTRVNWENVVERNPQVIVIVDYGEVTAEQKEQFLLNNQALQSVDAIKNQRFIVIPYVQATPGIDNVLAVETLAKGFHGE
- a CDS encoding ABC transporter ATP-binding protein, which gives rise to MTSLNLTNLAWTPLGHGHCHHQFQLRDASLHVAAGEFVGLIGPNGSGKTSLLRCAYRFSKPEHGEVKLDHHNVWKQSSRWCAQRIAVVLQEFPDAFGLTVEEVVAMGRTPHKGLFDGDTLEDRRLATHALESVGLKGFEDHAFATLSGGEKQRVILARALAQQPQLLILDEPTNHLDPRYQLELLQLVKRLQIGTLASIHDLNLAAAFCDRLYVINHGRIVASGPPKEVLTTQLLHNVFGVDALIDDHPLHGYPRITWITQP
- a CDS encoding DUF2946 domain-containing protein; its protein translation is MSRQRLAFAWIACFAVLFNMLAMPMSGAIAQTAKSPAEQLLWGSFCSSNGTKLVAISLGDIEQKAPQSDDHSNMQHCWCCSGSAPLVALPGHAPQLYFARFEANRSLPPATLDSPTPRQQWPSLNPRASPLV
- a CDS encoding copper chaperone PCu(A)C, with the protein product MLNKLIVLAVLLLPACFANAHEYKAGELEIAHPWSQELPPNAPTVAAYFVIHNNGKTADRLLSVDSPIAGVAELHEHVKQNDLMKMQQVPSVEIPAGGEATFAPMAYHVMLLELKDRSLLGDGKRFPLTMHFEKSGDVTVDVAVQKKAPEGMQEHMHAQ
- a CDS encoding DUF6124 family protein codes for the protein MSKKIVPDPPFNTTTPTAEASRTEELLKDREAIKRALDYYLDPPVQYTEKTRRPSTMFIVAPNMDTESLLAHAYESLATASVLASDFANDLIGPQRYTALAIQQSIMLAELAVNRALDNVDPA
- a CDS encoding DUF2946 domain-containing protein, with the translated sequence MRPLGTKSSVHRRQPMSLTRGSWISLFAMLMIFIGPLISQSMPMDQRASMSLSMTMSMDMSAMEHGTQPAAEHCPPKADHHALWEKCGYCSLLFNCPALTGGQSFVAFDSPQTTTFSTPATRLGHARQTFFPGARTRAPPIDS
- a CDS encoding TonB-dependent copper receptor; this translates as MSRFSADTRLGAAQASFALNESRVRFRHATAVLCGLLLTPMVLADEHADHTEELSPTVITAIAPSSPLTIATNPKDPRQPVPASDGGDYLKTIPGFALVRNGGTNGDPVLRGMFGSRLNILTNGSMMLGACPGRMDAPTSYISPETYDKLTVIKGPQTVLWGPGASSGTVLFDREPESFGELGTRVNASVLAGSNGRFDKVVDAAAGGPLGYVRVIGNTAHSDDYKDGNNDTVPSRYDKWNGDVAVGWTPSADTLLELTAGKGDGEARYAGRGMDGSQFLRESLGLRFEQSNIGEVLDKVEAQVYYNYADHVMDNYTLRTPSGTGMMAGPMASNVDRRTLGARIKATWRWADVQLISGLDAQTNEHRQRSAMGVDAYKDVPRNKDADFHNYGVFSELTWYAADRDRLITGARLDRASAKDYRQTLGSGMMTRPNPTADDTRADTLPSGFARYEHDLADSPTTLYAGLGHSQRFPDYWELFSPKSGPAGSVNAFDSIKPEKTTQLDFGLQYKTEDFEAWASGYVGQVRDYILFNYTPGMMGMTSQAENIDARIMGGELGAAYKLTANWKADATLAYAWGKNSSDGSALPQMPPLDARFGLTYSEDNWSAGALWRVVAAQNRIDQNKGNVVGKDFDTSSGFGVFSLNGAYRINKNWKVSSGVDNLFGKAYAEHLNLAGNAGFGFPANDPQAINEPGRTLWTKVDMSF